In Chryseobacterium turcicum, a single window of DNA contains:
- the purB gene encoding adenylosuccinate lyase — protein MNSYKNPLEERYSSEEMLFNFSHNNKFQNWRKLWIALAEIEKDLGLEITDEQIAELKANVDNIDYDKAAEYEKKFRHDVMAHVHAYGDVAPSAKGIIHLGATSAFVGDNTDLIQIRDGLLILKKKLVNVMKNLADFSIQYKDLPTLGFTHFQPAQLTTVGKRATLWLQSLVLDIEELDFFLETLRFRGVKGTTGTAASFLELFNGDYSKVKHLDKELSKRFGFEKVFGVSGQTYDRKIDAKVVALLGNIAQSAHKFTNDLRLLQNLKEIEEPFEKNQIGSSAMAYKRNPMRSERIGALAKYVMSLTTSSAMVASTQWFERTLDDSANKRLTIPQAFLAVDAILLIWNNIMNGIVVYPNRINKHIMEELPFMATEYIIMEEVKAGGDRQEIHEVIRVHSMEASKKVKEEGLENDLIERILNDDSLKLDKSKLKEVLDPKNFIGFAPIQTEEFIANEVQPIIDANKELIGLEADLKV, from the coding sequence ATGAATTCCTACAAAAATCCTTTGGAAGAACGCTATTCAAGCGAAGAGATGTTGTTTAACTTTTCACACAACAATAAATTCCAGAATTGGAGAAAGCTTTGGATTGCTCTGGCTGAAATCGAAAAAGACTTAGGTCTTGAAATTACAGACGAGCAAATTGCTGAGTTGAAAGCGAATGTTGACAATATCGATTACGATAAAGCAGCAGAATACGAGAAAAAATTCCGTCACGATGTAATGGCTCACGTTCACGCTTATGGTGATGTGGCGCCTTCTGCAAAGGGAATTATTCACTTAGGAGCAACTTCGGCGTTTGTAGGAGACAATACAGATTTAATTCAGATCCGTGACGGACTTTTAATTTTAAAGAAAAAGTTGGTGAACGTGATGAAGAATCTTGCTGATTTTTCAATTCAATATAAAGACCTTCCAACTTTAGGATTCACTCACTTCCAACCAGCTCAGTTAACAACTGTTGGAAAAAGAGCAACACTTTGGTTACAAAGTTTAGTTCTTGACATCGAAGAGCTTGATTTCTTCTTGGAAACATTAAGATTCAGAGGTGTAAAAGGAACAACCGGAACTGCAGCAAGTTTCTTGGAGCTTTTCAACGGTGATTATTCTAAAGTAAAACATTTAGATAAAGAATTGTCAAAGAGATTCGGTTTCGAAAAAGTATTCGGCGTTTCAGGACAGACTTACGATAGAAAAATCGATGCAAAAGTGGTTGCCTTATTAGGTAATATCGCACAATCTGCACATAAATTCACAAACGATTTACGTTTACTTCAAAATTTGAAAGAAATTGAAGAGCCGTTCGAGAAAAACCAAATCGGTTCATCTGCAATGGCTTACAAGCGTAACCCGATGAGAAGCGAAAGAATCGGAGCATTGGCAAAATACGTAATGTCTTTAACGACAAGTTCTGCAATGGTTGCTTCAACACAATGGTTTGAAAGAACATTGGACGATTCTGCAAACAAGAGATTAACCATTCCTCAAGCGTTTTTAGCGGTTGATGCAATTCTATTGATTTGGAATAACATCATGAACGGAATCGTGGTTTATCCGAACAGAATCAACAAACATATTATGGAAGAACTTCCTTTCATGGCGACAGAATACATCATCATGGAAGAAGTGAAAGCTGGTGGTGACCGTCAGGAAATTCACGAAGTAATCAGAGTTCATTCTATGGAAGCATCTAAAAAGGTAAAAGAAGAAGGTCTAGAAAACGATCTTATCGAAAGAATCTTGAATGATGATTCATTAAAATTAGATAAATCAAAATTAAAAGAAGTTCTTGATCCTAAAAATTTCATTGGTTTTGCACCTATTCAAACGGAAGAATTCATTGCAAATGAAGTTCAGCCGATTATTGATGCAAACAAAGAGCTGATAGGATTAGAAGCTGATCTTAAAGTATAA
- a CDS encoding DoxX family protein: MKLLSILFITFALALLGTKIFQGNWNFLFSGNLGMAVFILFTGFAHFKFQKGMALMIPEFMPAKMFWVYFTGIIEIAAGIGLMIPSIRELTSILLIIFLVLVFIANINSSRKKVNLFKADYSGPGMSYLYKERIPMQIILIAWTWFFGIYLN, from the coding sequence ATGAAACTACTATCAATCCTTTTCATAACATTTGCTTTAGCGCTACTGGGGACAAAAATCTTTCAGGGAAACTGGAACTTTCTCTTTTCAGGAAACCTCGGAATGGCAGTTTTTATACTATTCACAGGTTTTGCTCATTTTAAATTCCAAAAAGGAATGGCTTTAATGATTCCTGAATTTATGCCTGCAAAAATGTTTTGGGTTTACTTTACCGGTATTATCGAAATTGCGGCAGGAATTGGTTTGATGATTCCTTCAATTCGTGAGCTGACTTCAATTTTGTTGATTATCTTTTTGGTGTTAGTTTTTATTGCGAATATTAATTCATCAAGAAAAAAAGTCAATCTTTTTAAAGCAGATTATTCGGGTCCCGGAATGAGCTATCTGTATAAAGAAAGAATTCCTATGCAGATTATTTTAATAGCCTGGACGTGGTTTTTTGGAATTTATCTGAACTAA
- a CDS encoding SRPBCC family protein — MENLSYNIIIDAPKEKIWDVLWTPQTYSEWTKFFNPKSISLMKSDWQVGGKTYFTNTDGEGMVSTIDSLEKPDQIVFKHLGMVDKDGNEDTQSKEVMEWNGSFEKYFLISLDDGTVKLQAEVQAESEWKDHMNEGFTKGLQIVKDLSESK, encoded by the coding sequence ATGGAAAATTTATCATACAATATCATTATTGATGCTCCTAAAGAAAAAATATGGGATGTTTTGTGGACTCCCCAAACCTACTCTGAATGGACGAAATTTTTTAATCCTAAATCTATTTCATTGATGAAATCTGATTGGCAGGTCGGTGGGAAAACCTATTTCACAAACACAGATGGTGAAGGAATGGTTTCTACAATTGATAGTTTGGAAAAACCTGATCAGATTGTTTTTAAACATTTGGGAATGGTCGATAAAGACGGAAACGAAGACACCCAAAGCAAAGAAGTGATGGAGTGGAACGGTTCTTTTGAAAAATATTTCCTGATTTCCCTGGATGACGGAACGGTAAAGCTTCAGGCAGAAGTTCAAGCTGAGAGCGAATGGAAAGATCATATGAATGAAGGGTTTACAAAAGGCTTACAGATTGTAAAAGATCTTTCCGAATCTAAATAA
- a CDS encoding SRPBCC domain-containing protein, with the protein MEVLEFEIKINASPEKIWTVLWDDMHYRQWTSAFTKGSFYVGTWDEGSIIKFFDPNNNGMYSRVLKNDPNKEMTFLHLGEIYDGIETPQDWGDATETYTLEETEEETILKATIKSSPEFKDFFEEKFPAALQNVKNLSENQL; encoded by the coding sequence ATGGAAGTTTTAGAATTTGAAATAAAAATCAATGCAAGTCCCGAAAAAATATGGACCGTTCTGTGGGACGATATGCATTACAGACAATGGACTTCCGCATTCACAAAAGGTTCTTTCTATGTGGGAACTTGGGATGAAGGCAGTATTATAAAGTTTTTTGATCCTAATAACAACGGAATGTACAGCCGTGTTTTGAAAAACGATCCCAATAAAGAGATGACTTTTCTGCATTTGGGTGAAATTTATGATGGGATAGAAACCCCACAAGATTGGGGTGATGCCACAGAAACTTATACTTTAGAGGAAACAGAAGAAGAAACAATATTAAAAGCCACAATTAAATCTTCGCCAGAATTCAAAGATTTTTTTGAGGAAAAATTTCCTGCAGCACTTCAGAATGTGAAGAATCTGTCGGAAAATCAGCTTTAA
- a CDS encoding VOC family protein → MNNNIFPCLWYDGDAKQSAEFYCKVFGGKITADTPVVMNIEIFGQKIMLLNGGPHFEKNASVSFMVMCETEDEVQKYWDQLEDGGIVLMALDSYPWSKKYGWIRDKFGVTWQLYLGEKKSEQRIIPTLMFIHQNNGKASEAMELYTHVFPNSKIESVLKYGEGVNGENHEIPENVQHAHFEIDGYSMFCMDNSYDHKFDFNEGISMVIMTNNQEETDNLWNSLTAEGGRESMCGWLKDKFGMSWQIVPKRLIELMSDSDQLKAQKVVQAMMKMQKIVIKDLEEAYNS, encoded by the coding sequence ATGAATAACAATATTTTCCCGTGTTTATGGTATGATGGTGATGCTAAACAATCTGCAGAGTTTTATTGCAAAGTATTTGGCGGAAAAATTACTGCAGACACACCTGTTGTAATGAATATTGAGATTTTCGGGCAGAAAATAATGCTTTTGAACGGTGGCCCTCATTTTGAAAAAAATGCTTCAGTTTCGTTTATGGTGATGTGTGAAACGGAAGACGAAGTTCAGAAATATTGGGATCAATTGGAAGACGGAGGAATTGTTTTGATGGCGTTAGATTCTTATCCTTGGAGTAAAAAATATGGTTGGATCCGAGATAAATTTGGCGTTACATGGCAATTGTATTTAGGTGAAAAGAAAAGCGAGCAAAGAATTATTCCGACTTTAATGTTTATTCATCAAAATAACGGAAAAGCATCAGAAGCAATGGAATTATACACTCATGTTTTTCCAAACTCAAAAATAGAAAGCGTGCTGAAATATGGAGAAGGAGTAAATGGTGAAAACCACGAAATTCCGGAAAACGTACAGCATGCCCATTTTGAAATCGACGGTTATTCGATGTTTTGCATGGATAATTCTTATGATCACAAGTTTGATTTTAATGAAGGGATTTCTATGGTCATTATGACAAATAATCAGGAAGAAACAGATAACCTTTGGAATTCGTTAACAGCAGAAGGGGGAAGAGAAAGCATGTGTGGTTGGCTAAAAGATAAATTCGGAATGAGCTGGCAAATTGTACCCAAAAGACTCATTGAATTGATGAGCGATTCTGATCAGCTGAAAGCTCAAAAAGTAGTGCAAGCAATGATGAAAATGCAAAAAATTGTGATTAAAGACTTAGAAGAAGCTTATAATTCTTAG
- a CDS encoding DNA-directed RNA polymerase subunit alpha C-terminal domain-containing protein yields the protein MAKCLKPICAENHVEGNQFLQGVIAMPARRTLEKEQIDSLRKLSDYSENELLKFHGFGKNTISKLKNYMKENNFSFKNQ from the coding sequence ATGGCAAAATGTTTAAAACCCATTTGCGCTGAGAATCATGTGGAGGGAAATCAATTTTTACAAGGCGTTATAGCAATGCCTGCAAGAAGAACGCTGGAAAAAGAACAGATCGATTCTCTTAGAAAACTATCAGATTATTCTGAAAATGAATTGCTGAAATTTCACGGTTTCGGAAAAAATACAATTTCAAAGCTTAAAAATTACATGAAAGAAAATAATTTTTCTTTTAAAAATCAATAA
- a CDS encoding SRPBCC family protein, protein MDKVKIDITILAPVEKVWDYFNAPKHIVKWNFAHESWYCPKSENDLKIGGKFNNRMEAKDGSFGFDFAGIYDEVDKNERIKYQIEDGREVEVIFEKIDENTTKVIQIFDAEKQNSVEMQREGWYAILNNFHKYVENH, encoded by the coding sequence ATGGATAAAGTTAAAATTGATATTACGATACTGGCACCAGTAGAAAAAGTTTGGGATTATTTTAATGCTCCAAAACATATTGTTAAATGGAATTTTGCCCATGAAAGTTGGTATTGTCCAAAATCTGAAAATGATTTGAAAATCGGTGGTAAATTCAATAATAGAATGGAAGCAAAAGACGGCAGCTTCGGATTTGATTTTGCAGGAATTTATGATGAAGTGGATAAGAATGAAAGAATAAAATATCAGATTGAAGATGGTAGAGAAGTAGAAGTGATTTTTGAAAAAATTGACGAGAATACAACCAAAGTAATCCAAATTTTTGATGCTGAAAAACAAAATTCAGTGGAGATGCAGCGTGAAGGATGGTATGCGATTCTCAATAATTTTCATAAATATGTAGAAAACCATTAA
- a CDS encoding VOC family protein: MAKLNPYLNFDGTAEKAFTFYKSVFGGEFVGEIHKMGNAPGTENLSDEEKNRVMHIALPIGGDLLMASDIVPSFGQNLTVGNNNYVSVFPDSREDAERIFKGLSEGGNVEMPLEDQFWGDYFGSFQDQFGVHWMINYNEEYTK, translated from the coding sequence ATGGCAAAATTAAATCCTTACCTCAATTTTGACGGTACAGCAGAAAAAGCATTCACATTTTACAAATCTGTGTTTGGCGGAGAATTCGTTGGAGAAATTCATAAAATGGGTAACGCTCCCGGAACTGAAAATTTATCAGATGAAGAAAAAAACAGAGTAATGCATATTGCGCTTCCTATTGGGGGAGACCTTTTGATGGCTTCAGATATTGTACCGTCATTTGGGCAAAACTTAACCGTTGGGAATAATAATTACGTTTCAGTATTTCCAGATTCCAGAGAAGATGCAGAAAGAATCTTTAAAGGACTTTCAGAAGGTGGAAATGTTGAAATGCCACTTGAAGACCAATTTTGGGGAGACTATTTCGGTAGTTTTCAGGACCAATTTGGTGTACATTGGATGATTAATTATAATGAAGAATACACAAAATAG
- a CDS encoding DinB family protein has protein sequence MDTPKSTKLEIIIPAFRGHSQNFLMVLDRISEEDALKRIEGRTNHIIWMVGNFLDMRYAMGSVLGLNEEFEFKDFFFQGKALDENLEYPSLQQLKGSFHKISPLVYQKLLEASDEDLDKAFPMGMNIEFFPENVLNFIGMCIGREDYLCGQIGLMRRILNYEGMKYDFDENMKY, from the coding sequence ATGGACACTCCAAAATCAACAAAATTAGAAATCATTATTCCTGCATTTCGAGGACATAGTCAGAATTTTCTGATGGTTCTTGACAGGATTTCAGAAGAAGATGCCTTAAAAAGAATTGAAGGCAGAACCAACCATATCATTTGGATGGTTGGAAATTTTCTCGATATGCGTTATGCAATGGGAAGCGTACTCGGTTTGAATGAAGAATTTGAGTTTAAAGATTTTTTCTTTCAGGGAAAAGCGTTAGATGAAAATTTAGAATATCCGTCTTTACAGCAGTTGAAAGGTTCTTTTCATAAAATTTCACCTCTTGTTTATCAAAAATTATTGGAAGCTTCAGATGAAGATTTAGATAAAGCTTTTCCAATGGGAATGAATATTGAGTTTTTTCCTGAAAATGTACTCAATTTTATCGGAATGTGCATCGGTCGCGAAGATTATCTCTGCGGACAAATAGGATTAATGCGTAGAATCCTTAATTACGAAGGAATGAAATACGATTTTGACGAAAATATGAAATATTAA
- a CDS encoding VOC family protein gives MKINQIYVNLPVKDILKTKEFWTNVGFTINEQFSDDKAVCVVLSDTIYVMFLTEEYFQTFSERPIPKGDTTQVLVAIGLNSREEVDKIVNAAVENGATQHEEPQDYGWMYQNSFWDINGHGWNVTFADISQMPTE, from the coding sequence ATGAAAATCAACCAAATTTATGTCAACCTTCCGGTAAAAGACATTCTAAAAACAAAAGAATTCTGGACGAATGTAGGATTCACTATTAACGAACAGTTTTCAGATGACAAAGCAGTTTGTGTTGTGTTGAGCGATACTATTTACGTGATGTTTTTAACGGAAGAATATTTCCAGACTTTTTCAGAAAGACCGATTCCAAAAGGTGATACTACGCAGGTTTTGGTAGCTATTGGCTTAAACAGTCGTGAAGAAGTTGATAAAATTGTTAACGCAGCTGTTGAAAACGGAGCAACTCAACATGAAGAACCTCAGGATTATGGATGGATGTACCAGAACTCTTTTTGGGACATCAACGGTCATGGTTGGAATGTAACATTTGCTGATATCTCTCAAATGCCTACTGAATAA
- a CDS encoding Crp/Fnr family transcriptional regulator — translation MTSKAFDVYRDFPFFFQKELVEIFQAHEKVSFQKGEYILEEGKTANEYYILEKGLARSWVNDFNGNEVTTHFFVENEIIIDVSSLFQRIPTQENIVCITDCECWKFDFETFQELFHKIPNLREWGRAWMSQQLFIYKQRSVEMFTLSATKRYLNLLEQKPHVVQFAPLKQIASYLGVTDTSLSRIRKELVSHPKKN, via the coding sequence ATGACTAGCAAAGCCTTTGATGTTTATCGCGATTTTCCTTTTTTCTTTCAGAAAGAACTTGTTGAAATTTTTCAGGCTCATGAAAAAGTAAGTTTTCAAAAAGGAGAATACATTCTCGAAGAAGGAAAAACCGCCAATGAATATTATATTTTAGAAAAAGGTCTTGCTCGTTCATGGGTCAATGATTTTAATGGAAATGAAGTCACCACCCACTTTTTTGTAGAAAATGAAATCATTATTGATGTTTCATCATTATTCCAAAGAATTCCGACTCAGGAAAATATTGTTTGCATTACAGATTGCGAATGCTGGAAATTTGATTTTGAAACCTTTCAGGAATTATTTCACAAAATCCCAAACCTCAGAGAATGGGGAAGAGCATGGATGTCTCAGCAACTTTTCATTTATAAACAACGTTCTGTAGAGATGTTTACGCTTTCTGCCACCAAACGTTACCTCAATTTATTAGAACAAAAACCTCATGTTGTACAATTTGCTCCACTAAAGCAAATTGCTTCCTACTTAGGTGTGACAGACACTTCTTTAAGCCGAATTCGTAAAGAATTGGTTTCCCATCCCAAGAAAAATTAA
- a CDS encoding DUF763 domain-containing protein — translation MKRSGTATLPLHYGKVPPWLYERMAVLGLSIVEVMLADYGKNEVLRRLADPFWFQSFGAVMGMDWHSSGITTSVMGALKRSINPNSKELGIYICGGKGKLSKETPNELLVIADKTGLNGNELVRASKLSAKVDNTAIQDGYQLYLHNFILSDEGNWAVVQQGMNDSDGTARRYHWHSENMESFVEEPHKGIQGINRGEILNLTASEAKNSRKGILEISHTNSEKIMQDFANLILPAHHDVRASDVDLKKLGTLLYMTREKPPENFEELLLLKGVGPRTLQSLALVSEVIHGAPSRFRDPARFSFANGGKDGHPFPVPINVYDETISILQKGIEKSKLGNSDKLQSINKLHTIISEAEKNFTPDFDINEVIEEERQNSWRFGGKTVFGDAEKPSKPKPIQLSLF, via the coding sequence ATGAAACGCTCCGGAACCGCAACTTTACCACTTCATTACGGAAAAGTACCGCCTTGGCTATACGAAAGAATGGCCGTGCTCGGACTTTCCATCGTAGAAGTAATGTTAGCAGATTATGGTAAAAATGAAGTGCTTCGCAGATTAGCAGACCCGTTTTGGTTTCAAAGTTTCGGTGCGGTAATGGGAATGGATTGGCATTCTTCAGGCATCACAACTTCGGTAATGGGAGCATTAAAACGCAGCATTAATCCTAATTCTAAAGAACTAGGAATTTATATTTGTGGTGGAAAAGGCAAGCTTTCCAAAGAAACTCCGAATGAATTATTAGTTATTGCTGATAAAACCGGACTAAATGGAAACGAATTGGTTCGTGCAAGTAAACTCTCTGCAAAAGTGGATAATACTGCGATTCAGGATGGTTATCAACTGTATCTTCATAATTTTATTTTGTCAGATGAAGGAAATTGGGCAGTTGTACAGCAAGGAATGAATGATTCTGATGGCACAGCGCGACGTTACCATTGGCATTCTGAAAATATGGAATCTTTTGTAGAAGAACCACACAAAGGAATTCAAGGGATTAATAGAGGTGAAATTTTAAATCTAACAGCGAGTGAAGCTAAAAACAGCCGCAAAGGAATCTTGGAAATCTCACACACCAATTCAGAAAAAATAATGCAGGATTTTGCCAATCTCATTCTGCCTGCTCATCATGACGTACGTGCTTCGGATGTAGATTTGAAAAAACTGGGCACACTTTTGTACATGACCCGAGAAAAGCCACCTGAAAATTTTGAAGAATTATTGTTATTAAAAGGCGTAGGACCGCGAACTTTACAAAGTTTGGCATTGGTAAGTGAAGTGATTCATGGGGCGCCTTCAAGATTCAGAGACCCTGCGAGATTTTCGTTTGCGAATGGTGGAAAAGACGGTCATCCGTTTCCTGTTCCCATCAATGTTTATGACGAGACAATTTCAATTTTGCAAAAAGGAATTGAAAAATCTAAGTTGGGAAATTCAGACAAATTGCAGTCTATCAATAAGCTTCACACGATTATTTCTGAAGCTGAGAAAAACTTCACACCAGATTTTGATATTAATGAGGTGATTGAAGAAGAAAGACAAAACTCTTGGCGTTTTGGTGGAAAAACTGTTTTTGGGGATGCAGAAAAACCTTCAAAACCAAAGCCGATTCAGCTTTCTTTGTTTTAA
- a CDS encoding glyoxalase superfamily protein — protein MVKRIVANIKTEDLSKADVFYHDILGLETLMNHGWIKTFGNEEKSKVQISFATQGGNDTKVPDFSIEVDNVDEIYDKMVDSEFKIIYKITNEDWGVRRFFVIDPFGKLINILSHQ, from the coding sequence ATGGTAAAAAGAATCGTAGCCAATATAAAAACTGAAGATTTATCTAAAGCTGATGTATTTTATCATGATATTTTGGGTCTCGAAACATTGATGAATCATGGCTGGATTAAAACTTTCGGTAATGAGGAAAAATCAAAAGTTCAGATAAGTTTTGCAACTCAAGGTGGAAATGACACCAAGGTTCCCGACTTTTCTATTGAAGTTGATAATGTCGATGAAATATATGACAAAATGGTAGATTCAGAATTTAAAATTATCTACAAAATAACCAATGAAGATTGGGGTGTTCGAAGATTCTTTGTGATAGACCCGTTCGGAAAGCTCATTAATATTCTTTCACATCAATAA
- a CDS encoding YitT family protein: MSSASTKHGPLFTLSDIIYLVLGVISASFALKSFLVPNHFLDGGVTGVSLLLHEVYHWNLGVVLLVLNLPFIILAYFQIGKHFAIRSFLTILLIIITIFFVPFPEVTHDKLLVAVFGGFFMGIGIGLSMRGGGTFDGMEVLALLTFKKSSFSITEIILGMNVIIFIIATVFLKFETALYAIMTYLVASQITKYVIEGIEAYTGVTIISGNSEEIKKALVLTMNKGITVYRGERGFMKESFEQSADADIIFTIVTRLEVRKLQNIVRSIDPKAFIFTQTVREPQGGIVKEIVKH, translated from the coding sequence ATGAGCTCTGCTTCAACTAAACATGGCCCGCTTTTTACTCTTTCAGATATTATTTATCTCGTTTTAGGAGTTATTTCTGCGAGTTTTGCTTTAAAATCTTTCCTCGTTCCCAATCACTTTTTAGATGGTGGTGTTACCGGTGTTTCACTTTTACTTCACGAAGTTTACCATTGGAATCTCGGAGTCGTTCTATTGGTTTTAAACTTACCATTTATCATTCTGGCGTACTTCCAAATCGGAAAACACTTTGCCATCAGAAGTTTTTTAACGATTTTACTAATCATCATCACCATTTTTTTCGTCCCTTTTCCGGAAGTGACCCATGACAAATTATTGGTCGCTGTATTTGGCGGATTTTTCATGGGAATTGGAATCGGTTTATCTATGCGAGGTGGCGGAACTTTCGACGGAATGGAAGTTTTAGCATTATTAACATTCAAAAAAAGTAGTTTCAGTATCACCGAAATTATTTTAGGAATGAATGTGATTATCTTTATCATCGCAACCGTTTTTCTTAAATTTGAAACCGCTTTGTATGCAATTATGACGTATCTCGTGGCTAGTCAGATTACTAAATATGTGATTGAAGGAATTGAAGCCTATACAGGAGTAACGATTATTTCAGGAAACAGCGAAGAGATTAAAAAAGCTTTGGTTTTAACGATGAATAAAGGAATTACTGTTTACAGAGGAGAAAGAGGTTTTATGAAAGAATCTTTTGAGCAAAGCGCCGATGCCGATATTATTTTTACAATTGTAACCAGGCTGGAAGTTCGAAAACTACAGAATATTGTTCGTTCAATTGATCCGAAAGCATTTATTTTTACCCAAACCGTAAGAGAACCTCAAGGCGGAATTGTAAAGGAAATTGTGAAGCATTAA
- a CDS encoding HD domain-containing protein, with protein sequence MEYEKLNKLILKRLRENLPEHLSYHSVMHVKDVIDAVEKIAKSEGVSDEDLVLLKTAALFHDTGFLYGSKNHEEKSCEIAAEYLLEYGFSQDQLDKIKGMIMATKIPQTPKNHLEQIVADADLDYLGRDDFFVIGDKLFEELSMFGIVNSERDWNLLQEKFLESHHYFTETAINTRKEKKQDNLNIIKTKLKNN encoded by the coding sequence ATGGAATACGAAAAACTAAATAAACTCATATTAAAAAGACTCAGAGAAAACCTTCCTGAGCATCTTTCTTATCACAGCGTGATGCACGTAAAAGACGTTATCGATGCTGTAGAAAAAATTGCTAAATCTGAAGGAGTTAGTGATGAAGATTTAGTATTGCTAAAAACCGCGGCGTTGTTTCACGATACCGGATTTTTATACGGATCAAAAAATCATGAGGAAAAATCATGTGAAATTGCTGCAGAATATCTGTTAGAATATGGCTTTTCGCAAGATCAGTTAGATAAAATAAAAGGAATGATCATGGCGACAAAAATTCCTCAGACTCCGAAAAACCATTTAGAACAAATCGTTGCCGATGCCGATTTAGATTACTTGGGAAGAGATGACTTTTTTGTAATTGGTGATAAGTTGTTTGAAGAACTTTCGATGTTCGGAATTGTCAATTCCGAGCGTGATTGGAATTTATTACAGGAGAAATTCTTAGAAAGCCATCATTATTTCACAGAAACTGCCATCAATACCAGAAAAGAAAAAAAACAGGATAACCTGAATATTATTAAAACAAAACTAAAAAACAACTGA